A stretch of the Dyella telluris genome encodes the following:
- the phnD gene encoding phosphate/phosphite/phosphonate ABC transporter substrate-binding protein, translating into MPKKGIASHRSTINPGGFAGALITVLLVIGLCPFVARAETAQDSGHINALTFGILPIGGPSESLAAWRPMLDDLGHTLHLPIRSLSVSTYEGLGQAMAEERVDFAFVSGRLALDAVVHDRMQVIAQLTRTNGSRGYYSLLIVAKDSPLRHLDDLFKEPGKLRYARGEVLSVSGYLVPETQVFANRRLDSDTFFSSVSVDNHQNNALAVANGEVDIATNNTADMERFAVRFPDQYARLRVLWTSSLIPHAVVVIRTDLPADLRQRVAAALTSYAKGKNAPAELAKLHLIHDISGFAPAGNEALVPFADIEFTLDRRRAYSAQWVSDAAMQARLKKIDAEHEALVRQLMAPSAP; encoded by the coding sequence GTGCCGAAAAAGGGAATTGCAAGCCATCGCAGCACGATCAACCCGGGAGGGTTTGCCGGCGCGCTGATCACGGTGCTGCTGGTAATCGGGCTCTGCCCCTTCGTGGCTCGGGCAGAAACGGCGCAGGACAGCGGGCACATCAACGCGCTGACCTTCGGCATCCTGCCTATTGGCGGGCCGTCCGAGTCGCTGGCGGCCTGGCGGCCGATGCTGGATGACCTGGGCCATACGCTGCACCTGCCCATCCGGAGCCTGTCGGTAAGCACGTATGAAGGGCTGGGCCAGGCGATGGCCGAGGAGCGCGTCGATTTCGCCTTCGTATCCGGCCGACTCGCGCTGGACGCAGTGGTCCACGACCGCATGCAGGTGATTGCACAGCTCACCCGCACCAACGGCTCACGTGGCTACTACTCGTTGCTGATCGTGGCGAAAGACTCGCCGCTGCGGCATCTGGACGATCTGTTCAAGGAGCCGGGCAAGCTGCGCTATGCGCGCGGCGAGGTGCTATCGGTGTCCGGCTATCTGGTGCCCGAGACCCAGGTGTTCGCCAACCGCCGGCTGGATTCGGACACCTTCTTTTCCAGCGTCAGCGTCGACAACCACCAGAACAATGCACTGGCCGTGGCCAACGGCGAGGTGGACATCGCCACCAACAACACCGCCGACATGGAACGTTTCGCGGTGCGCTTTCCCGACCAGTACGCGCGTTTGCGCGTGCTATGGACGTCCAGCCTGATTCCCCATGCCGTCGTGGTGATCCGTACGGACCTGCCGGCGGATCTGCGCCAGCGCGTAGCCGCGGCACTGACCTCGTACGCGAAGGGCAAGAACGCCCCGGCCGAACTGGCCAAGCTGCACCTGATCCACGACATCAGCGGCTTCGCACCCGCCGGCAACGAAGCGCTGGTGCCCTTCGCCGACATCGAATTCACCCTGGACCGACGACGCGCCTACAGCGCGCAATGGGTGAGCGACGCCGCCATGCAGGCGCGACTGAAAAAGATCGACGCCGAACATGAGGCGCTGGTGCGTCAGCTGATGGCACCCAGCGCCCCCTGA
- a CDS encoding LuxR C-terminal-related transcriptional regulator → MRILIADDHRLIVEGVKLKLTELGPNTDFVTAMDMAELREAIQAPESSSLSLALIDLAMPGVHGHEHLAEVIAHLPQVPVMVLSGSEDAALMKNLLSMGVQGFIPKAYSPDVMLSAVRLVLSGGIYVPPLLLQERTDGASTTAAPAAAPAPANAADTLEERLRKLLTERQIDVLRLLSQGKPNKLIARDLGISEGTVKIHLAAIFRALNVRNRVEAVVASRRISGL, encoded by the coding sequence ATGCGCATATTGATCGCGGACGACCATCGACTCATCGTCGAAGGTGTCAAGCTCAAGCTCACCGAGCTTGGGCCCAATACGGATTTTGTAACTGCCATGGACATGGCGGAACTTCGCGAGGCGATCCAGGCGCCCGAGTCGTCGTCGTTGTCCCTGGCGCTGATCGACCTGGCCATGCCGGGCGTGCACGGCCACGAGCATCTGGCCGAAGTCATCGCGCACCTGCCGCAGGTTCCGGTGATGGTGCTGTCCGGCTCGGAAGACGCCGCACTCATGAAGAACCTGCTGTCGATGGGCGTGCAGGGCTTCATCCCCAAGGCCTATTCGCCCGATGTCATGCTGTCGGCCGTACGCCTGGTGTTGTCCGGCGGCATCTACGTACCGCCGCTGCTGCTGCAGGAACGCACGGATGGCGCCAGCACCACGGCGGCGCCCGCCGCCGCGCCAGCGCCCGCCAATGCGGCCGATACACTGGAAGAACGCCTGCGCAAGCTGCTCACCGAGCGCCAGATCGATGTGCTGCGACTGCTCTCGCAAGGCAAGCCCAACAAGCTGATCGCCCGCGACCTGGGCATCAGCGAGGGCACGGTAAAGATTCACCTGGCGGCCATTTTCCGCGCGCTCAACGTACGCAACCGGGTCGAGGCCGTGGTGGCGTCGCGACGTATCAGCGGCCTCTGA
- a CDS encoding type VI secretion protein IcmF/TssM N-terminal domain-containing protein has product MQRALTAIDPMRLLECFAPLFAYGLLVDEQAASKNLPDAEWPSVHARALALVEQGRGAAFARGKPLAEVELAAFAAAAWLDEVATRRGGWGGQTGSLQQTLFRTGSAATEFFDQLGRLGSGEDEVREVFSMALLLGFSGQYYYEQGEGGELGRIKALYCPASASAASTLQLLQRESVTPQPYMTPGSPVLRLPGTWVGRRLAQLVAALVVVLVFVAFVAPVFSRSISERAWFVGGLVVAVLGVVGWMGMLAWQSLVMVRAHTRVADSTAAGYGMGSFMAAVKDAGRRVRGAILHPFRRRGEWRQLARHPWLLFVGDSAADVRSLLQAAAASPHARELSRASDASPWHWWVYRSLVAIEPGPRLSHPHATIGDGDAPWTKALSLLARERRKLPLDGLVICIAAQSLREPESAVATHADRLYRLADEATRRLQLQLPVYVVVTGLEALPGHPAFRSALPVSLFRRVVGWRHADPVRDAVVDGRMDVQAETVSGRLISTALAVLAAERDAHRRREAFAFLQSLQGWQRGLRTFVGRLQANEAHGEHRLHWRGLYVTGGSRGEAPNGDFVDDLFSRFLPADRMLARRVAPRD; this is encoded by the coding sequence ATGCAACGGGCTCTGACGGCTATCGACCCCATGCGGCTGCTGGAATGTTTTGCACCTTTGTTCGCCTATGGCCTGCTCGTCGATGAGCAGGCGGCAAGCAAGAATCTCCCTGACGCCGAATGGCCGTCCGTCCACGCTCGCGCGCTCGCGCTGGTAGAGCAGGGACGCGGCGCCGCGTTCGCGCGCGGCAAGCCGTTGGCGGAGGTGGAGTTGGCCGCCTTCGCAGCCGCTGCCTGGCTGGATGAAGTGGCCACGCGGCGTGGCGGCTGGGGCGGCCAGACCGGCTCGCTGCAGCAGACGCTATTCCGCACCGGCAGTGCGGCCACGGAGTTCTTCGACCAGCTCGGTCGACTGGGCAGCGGCGAGGACGAAGTCCGCGAAGTGTTCAGCATGGCGCTGCTGCTGGGCTTCTCCGGCCAGTACTACTACGAGCAAGGCGAGGGCGGCGAACTGGGGCGCATCAAGGCGCTCTACTGCCCGGCCAGTGCCAGCGCCGCCTCGACGCTGCAGCTGCTGCAGCGGGAATCGGTGACGCCCCAGCCGTACATGACGCCTGGCTCGCCGGTGCTGCGGTTGCCCGGAACCTGGGTGGGGCGCCGGCTGGCACAGCTGGTCGCCGCACTGGTGGTGGTGCTGGTTTTTGTCGCCTTCGTGGCGCCCGTCTTCAGCCGAAGCATTTCCGAGCGTGCCTGGTTCGTCGGCGGCCTCGTCGTCGCCGTGCTGGGCGTGGTCGGCTGGATGGGCATGCTGGCCTGGCAGTCGCTGGTGATGGTGCGCGCGCATACGCGCGTGGCCGACAGTACTGCGGCCGGTTACGGCATGGGCAGCTTCATGGCGGCTGTGAAAGACGCCGGGCGACGCGTGCGCGGCGCCATCCTTCACCCGTTCCGCCGTCGCGGCGAATGGCGACAGCTCGCCCGTCATCCCTGGCTGCTGTTCGTGGGCGACAGTGCGGCCGACGTCCGCTCACTGCTGCAGGCCGCCGCGGCCTCGCCGCATGCGCGTGAATTGTCGCGCGCCAGCGATGCAAGCCCGTGGCACTGGTGGGTGTATCGCTCGCTAGTGGCCATCGAGCCGGGGCCGCGCCTGTCGCACCCACACGCCACCATCGGCGATGGCGACGCGCCCTGGACGAAGGCCTTGTCCCTGCTGGCGCGGGAGCGCCGCAAGCTGCCGCTGGACGGCCTGGTGATCTGCATTGCGGCGCAGAGCCTGCGCGAACCGGAAAGCGCCGTTGCCACCCATGCCGATCGCCTGTACCGACTGGCGGACGAAGCTACCCGTCGCCTGCAGCTGCAGTTGCCGGTGTACGTGGTGGTGACCGGCCTTGAAGCGCTGCCGGGACACCCGGCGTTCCGTTCCGCGCTGCCTGTTTCCTTGTTCCGCCGCGTGGTGGGCTGGCGGCATGCGGATCCGGTGCGCGATGCCGTGGTCGATGGACGTATGGACGTCCAGGCCGAAACGGTCAGCGGGCGCCTGATTTCCACGGCGCTCGCCGTGTTGGCCGCCGAGCGCGATGCGCACCGGCGTCGCGAAGCGTTTGCCTTCCTGCAGTCGTTGCAGGGTTGGCAGCGCGGTCTGCGTACGTTCGTGGGGCGGCTCCAGGCCAACGAAGCCCATGGTGAGCACCGGCTGCACTGGCGGGGCTTGTACGTCACGGGTGGCTCGCGCGGCGAGGCGCCGAACGGGGATTTCGTGGACGATCTGTTCAGCCGCTTCCTGCCCGCGGACCGGATGCTGGCGCGTCGCGTGGCTCCGCGCGACTAG
- a CDS encoding ATP-binding response regulator, producing MTLIPTLVTATLLVAMLAPQQLMTLRGMAQNTAEAIATQAASVTAVPLRDMQRRELVRIAESIGDLPHVARVQIRAADGEILADSLGRSGSDHSESLTVVRDVVDTERPGQPVLGSVVVDVSLRDAIAMQQASLRHALVALALSLVLAAIIAWQAARWISAPLRRLVNAVHQLGRGDRHVEVEVTDQTEIGELQRGFNSAAMALFDVQRGMEREIEHATVELARKNAALEAASVAKARFLAAASHDLRQPLYALTLFSSALAEDERDPVRLDRIAHIQECVEALDHLFSELLDLSRLETGAMQIEIAEFPLDHVFQEVSRNFRMIAEQHGLRLIMRATNLWVRSDRTMLSRILNNLVSNALRYTSHGGVLVVARRRGDGTVRVDVWDTGSGIAAEHQVRVFDEFYRVECHSNEHDVGRRRGLGLGLATVQRLAELLDTRVLLKSKPGHGSVFSFHLPEIPPQQLPAHHGPESSLDVSGMRVLVIDDEPAILSGIRYLLTSWGCEVAVAEDRVQALQATEAWNLPPDIVISDLRLRDGESGLDVLAALDAHYQIDGHPPFSRLLITGETRSDRLREIMAARIPVLYKPVSPEQLREALMAAWNASRAEA from the coding sequence GTGACCCTGATTCCTACCCTGGTGACCGCCACCCTGCTGGTCGCCATGCTCGCGCCCCAGCAGCTGATGACGCTTCGTGGCATGGCGCAGAACACCGCCGAAGCCATTGCCACCCAGGCCGCCTCGGTCACCGCGGTGCCGTTGCGCGACATGCAGCGTCGCGAACTGGTGCGCATCGCCGAATCCATCGGTGACCTGCCCCACGTGGCCCGCGTACAGATCCGCGCCGCCGACGGCGAAATCCTGGCGGACAGCCTGGGTCGCAGCGGCAGTGACCACAGCGAAAGCCTGACCGTGGTGCGTGACGTGGTGGACACCGAACGCCCGGGCCAGCCGGTGCTGGGTTCGGTGGTGGTCGACGTGAGCCTGCGCGATGCCATCGCGATGCAGCAGGCCAGCCTGCGCCACGCGCTGGTCGCGCTGGCGCTCAGCCTTGTCCTTGCCGCCATCATCGCGTGGCAGGCGGCCCGCTGGATCAGCGCGCCGTTACGCCGCTTGGTGAACGCGGTGCACCAGCTCGGTCGCGGCGATCGCCACGTCGAGGTGGAAGTCACCGACCAGACCGAGATCGGCGAACTGCAGCGCGGCTTCAACAGCGCCGCCATGGCCTTGTTCGACGTGCAGCGCGGCATGGAACGCGAGATCGAACACGCCACCGTGGAACTGGCCCGCAAGAACGCCGCGCTCGAGGCCGCCAGCGTCGCCAAGGCTCGCTTCCTGGCTGCCGCATCGCACGACCTGCGCCAGCCGCTCTACGCCCTCACGCTGTTTTCGTCGGCCCTGGCGGAGGACGAACGCGACCCGGTCCGGCTGGACCGTATCGCGCACATCCAGGAGTGCGTCGAGGCGCTGGATCACCTGTTCAGCGAACTGCTCGACCTGTCGCGCCTGGAAACCGGCGCCATGCAGATCGAGATCGCCGAGTTCCCGCTCGACCACGTGTTCCAGGAAGTCAGCCGCAACTTCCGCATGATCGCCGAGCAGCATGGCCTGCGCCTGATCATGCGGGCCACCAACCTGTGGGTGCGCAGCGACCGCACGATGCTGTCGCGCATCCTCAACAACCTGGTGAGCAATGCCCTGCGCTATACCAGTCACGGCGGCGTATTGGTGGTGGCGCGCCGAAGGGGTGACGGCACCGTGCGCGTGGATGTATGGGATACCGGCAGCGGCATCGCGGCGGAGCACCAGGTGCGCGTGTTCGACGAGTTCTATCGCGTGGAATGTCATAGTAACGAACACGATGTCGGTCGCCGTCGAGGCCTGGGTCTTGGCCTGGCCACCGTGCAGCGCCTGGCCGAACTGCTCGACACGCGTGTGCTGCTGAAATCCAAGCCGGGACACGGCAGCGTCTTCAGTTTCCACCTGCCGGAAATACCGCCGCAGCAACTGCCGGCACACCATGGCCCGGAGTCCTCGCTCGACGTCTCCGGCATGCGCGTGCTCGTGATCGACGACGAACCGGCCATCCTTTCGGGCATCCGCTACCTGTTGACCAGCTGGGGCTGCGAAGTGGCTGTCGCGGAAGACCGCGTGCAGGCGCTGCAAGCCACCGAGGCATGGAACCTTCCGCCGGACATCGTGATTTCCGATCTGCGCCTGCGCGACGGCGAAAGCGGCCTGGACGTGCTGGCCGCCCTGGACGCGCATTACCAGATCGACGGCCACCCGCCGTTCTCGCGCCTGCTCATCACCGGCGAAACGCGCAGCGACCGACTGCGTGAAATCATGGCGGCACGCATACCGGTGCTCTACAAGCCGGTGTCGCCGGAGCAATTGCGGGAAGCCTTGATGGCGGCATGGAACGCCTCGCGCGCCGAAGCCTGA
- a CDS encoding TVP38/TMEM64 family protein: MSRLRAALPLILLVIAGIALFSSGLMDRLHPEQLVQHQAQMRADIAAAPWLSRITFIGLLTLAMSTGIPGTVIIIMAGGFAFGALEGTIYSSIGLTLGTLILFLASRYAFGAGSKHPPALVDKLHHGFERHPVAYTLFLRFVPVAPFGLITVALAWLRCPMWLFLGASWLGGTVSLIFETSIGAGLGDALAQSNGHFGPELLMQRGVWMPLAAIAVLALLPLLVERFVRRRQPGPGQD; this comes from the coding sequence TTGAGCCGCCTGCGCGCCGCGTTGCCGCTGATCCTGCTGGTCATCGCCGGCATCGCGTTGTTCAGCTCGGGCCTGATGGACCGGCTGCACCCGGAACAGCTGGTGCAGCACCAGGCGCAGATGCGCGCCGATATCGCCGCCGCCCCCTGGCTTAGCCGGATCACCTTCATCGGCCTGCTGACCCTGGCGATGTCCACCGGCATCCCGGGCACGGTGATCATCATCATGGCCGGCGGCTTCGCCTTCGGCGCGCTGGAGGGCACCATCTATTCATCCATCGGGCTGACCCTGGGCACGCTGATCCTGTTTCTGGCCAGCCGCTACGCCTTTGGCGCCGGCAGCAAGCATCCACCGGCGCTGGTGGACAAGCTCCATCACGGCTTTGAGCGCCACCCGGTGGCCTACACCCTGTTCCTGCGCTTCGTGCCGGTGGCTCCGTTCGGCCTGATCACCGTGGCGCTGGCGTGGCTGCGCTGCCCCATGTGGCTGTTCCTGGGTGCCAGCTGGCTGGGCGGCACCGTCTCGCTGATTTTCGAGACATCCATTGGCGCCGGTCTTGGCGATGCCCTCGCCCAGAGCAACGGCCACTTCGGCCCGGAGCTGCTGATGCAGCGCGGCGTGTGGATGCCGCTGGCCGCCATCGCCGTGCTCGCCCTGCTGCCCCTGCTGGTCGAGCGGTTTGTCCGCCGGCGCCAGCCGGGCCCTGGCCAGGATTGA
- a CDS encoding deaminase: MLPQQIHLTLPPWIGDVVDTNKRYTTDEERVALAIELSRLNVERSHGGPFGAAVFDEHGRVVSVGVNRVVPQTCSVAHAEMMAYMAAQQRLAAFRLNADGTRYTLATSAQPCCQCYGATVWAGVDELLIGARAEDVEELTEFDEGPLPADWIGELERRGIAVRRDILREQARSVLAAYGQSGQHY, translated from the coding sequence ATGCTGCCGCAACAGATTCACCTGACCCTGCCGCCGTGGATCGGCGACGTGGTCGACACCAACAAGCGATACACCACCGACGAGGAACGCGTGGCCCTCGCCATCGAACTTTCACGCCTGAACGTCGAGCGCAGCCATGGCGGCCCGTTCGGCGCGGCCGTGTTCGACGAACATGGCCGCGTGGTGTCGGTAGGCGTCAATCGTGTGGTGCCGCAGACCTGTTCCGTCGCGCACGCCGAAATGATGGCCTACATGGCTGCGCAGCAGCGCCTGGCCGCGTTCCGCCTCAATGCCGACGGCACCCGCTACACGCTCGCCACCAGCGCGCAGCCGTGCTGCCAGTGCTATGGCGCCACCGTGTGGGCCGGCGTGGACGAACTGCTGATCGGCGCGCGTGCCGAAGACGTGGAAGAACTTACCGAGTTCGATGAAGGCCCGCTGCCGGCCGACTGGATCGGCGAACTCGAGCGCCGCGGCATCGCGGTGCGCCGCGACATCCTGCGCGAGCAGGCGCGCAGCGTGCTGGCAGCGTACGGCCAGAGCGGACAGCACTATTGA
- a CDS encoding glutamine--tRNA ligase/YqeY domain fusion protein: MSTENAAVDPTTSPATPQAEGQQRDFIRQIIRDDLATGKHHAIRTRFPPEPNGYLHIGHAKAICLNFGIAREFTGWCNLRLDDTNPGKEDPEFVEGIKDDVRWLGYEWHDLRHASDYFEVFYDSAVKLIKDGVAYVDDLSPEDMRAYRGTLTEPGRNSPFRDRSVEENLDLFQRMRAGEFADGAKTLRAKIDMTSGNMNMRDPAIYRIRKVTHQNTGDAWPIYPMYDYAHCLSDALEGITHSLCTLEFEDHRPLYDWFVDKVDLVNHPELWQHLREGGFRTEPAKPRQIEFSRLNLSYSITSKRKLAQLVNENLVDGWDDPRMNTLRGLRRRGFTPGGLRLLIERLGVSKQNSIIDYSILENCVREDLDAIAARRMAVLDPLKLVITNLPDGHEETLTFSNHPKDESFGTRDVPFSRELWIERDDFAEVPPKGFHRLKPEGEVRLRGVGIVKCEEMVKDTDGNVVEVRCSLDLESRQGMPGADRKVKGTIHWVSAKHGVATEVRVYDRLFNVADPDDETDGKTWIEHINPDAKRVVTAWLEPAAANVDAEQRFQFERLGYFVADRIDHTVNKPVFNRTVTLRDAWSTKQG, translated from the coding sequence ATGTCCACCGAAAATGCCGCCGTTGACCCCACCACCTCGCCCGCCACGCCGCAGGCCGAGGGACAACAGCGGGACTTCATCCGCCAGATCATCCGCGATGACCTGGCCACCGGTAAGCATCACGCGATCCGCACGCGCTTCCCGCCCGAGCCCAACGGCTACCTGCACATCGGCCACGCCAAGGCGATCTGCCTGAACTTCGGCATCGCCCGCGAGTTCACCGGCTGGTGCAACCTGCGTCTGGACGACACCAACCCCGGCAAGGAAGACCCGGAGTTCGTCGAGGGCATCAAGGACGACGTGCGCTGGCTGGGCTACGAGTGGCACGACCTGCGCCATGCCTCGGACTACTTCGAGGTGTTCTATGACTCGGCCGTCAAGCTGATCAAGGACGGCGTGGCCTATGTGGACGATCTCAGCCCGGAAGACATGCGCGCCTATCGCGGCACGCTGACCGAGCCCGGCCGCAACTCGCCGTTCCGCGACCGCAGCGTGGAAGAAAACCTGGACCTGTTCCAGCGCATGCGCGCGGGCGAGTTCGCCGATGGCGCCAAGACGCTGCGCGCGAAGATCGACATGACGTCGGGCAACATGAACATGCGCGACCCGGCGATCTACCGCATCCGCAAGGTCACCCACCAGAACACCGGCGACGCGTGGCCGATCTACCCGATGTACGACTACGCGCATTGCCTTTCCGATGCGCTGGAAGGCATCACGCATTCGCTGTGCACGCTGGAGTTCGAAGACCACCGCCCGCTGTACGACTGGTTCGTCGACAAGGTCGACCTGGTCAATCACCCGGAGCTGTGGCAGCACCTGCGCGAAGGCGGATTCCGCACCGAGCCGGCCAAGCCGCGACAGATCGAGTTCTCGCGCCTGAACCTGTCCTACTCCATCACCAGCAAGCGCAAGCTCGCCCAGCTGGTGAACGAGAACCTGGTGGATGGCTGGGACGATCCGCGCATGAACACGCTGCGCGGCCTGCGTCGCCGCGGCTTTACGCCGGGCGGCCTGCGCCTGCTGATCGAACGCCTGGGCGTGAGCAAGCAGAACAGCATCATCGATTACTCGATCCTCGAGAACTGCGTGCGCGAGGACCTGGACGCCATCGCGGCGCGTCGCATGGCGGTGCTTGACCCGCTCAAGCTGGTCATCACCAACCTGCCGGACGGCCACGAAGAAACGCTGACGTTCTCGAACCATCCGAAGGACGAGAGCTTCGGCACGCGTGATGTGCCGTTCTCGCGCGAGCTGTGGATCGAACGCGACGACTTTGCCGAAGTACCGCCGAAGGGCTTCCATCGCCTGAAGCCCGAAGGCGAAGTGCGCCTGCGCGGCGTGGGCATCGTGAAGTGCGAGGAGATGGTGAAGGACACCGACGGCAACGTGGTGGAAGTGCGCTGCTCGCTGGATCTGGAATCGCGCCAGGGCATGCCGGGCGCCGACCGCAAGGTGAAGGGCACCATCCACTGGGTGAGTGCGAAGCACGGCGTGGCTACCGAAGTGCGCGTGTACGACCGCCTGTTCAACGTGGCCGATCCGGACGACGAAACCGACGGCAAGACCTGGATCGAGCACATCAACCCGGACGCCAAGCGCGTGGTCACGGCATGGCTGGAGCCGGCCGCGGCGAACGTGGATGCGGAGCAGCGCTTCCAGTTCGAGCGCCTGGGTTATTTCGTGGCCGACCGTATCGACCACACGGTGAACAAGCCGGTGTTCAACCGCACGGTCACGCTGCGTGACGCGTGGTCGACGAAACAGGGCTAA
- a CDS encoding DUF2007 domain-containing protein produces the protein MRIAYRAESLIDAHLMKDALERADIPAFVSGEYLTGAVGQLPALDYVAVLVPEASLAAAEQVVREVERDLQEARLVLNDPDEDPDAPQPAFC, from the coding sequence ATGCGCATCGCATACCGAGCCGAAAGCCTGATCGACGCCCATCTGATGAAGGACGCGCTGGAGCGCGCCGACATCCCCGCGTTCGTTTCCGGCGAATACCTGACCGGGGCCGTGGGCCAGCTGCCCGCCCTGGATTACGTGGCCGTACTGGTTCCCGAGGCCAGCCTGGCCGCCGCCGAACAGGTGGTACGGGAGGTCGAACGGGACCTTCAGGAAGCCCGCCTGGTCCTGAACGACCCGGACGAAGACCCGGACGCCCCGCAGCCGGCCTTCTGCTGA
- a CDS encoding adenine phosphoribosyltransferase translates to MQQIASLIRDVPDFPKPGVMFRDITPLLADAGGFARCIDALAEPWQGSSVQAVCGIESRGFIFGAALAQKLHAGFVPLRKPNKLPPPVVSVDYQLEYGVDRLEARNDALRPGERVIIVDDVLATGGTLAAARELVLKLGAQLVGAGVVIELAALQGRSRWEHEGAPLHALLRY, encoded by the coding sequence CTGCAACAGATCGCGTCGCTGATCCGCGACGTGCCGGATTTCCCCAAGCCCGGCGTCATGTTCCGCGACATCACCCCGCTGCTGGCCGACGCGGGCGGTTTCGCGCGCTGCATCGATGCACTGGCCGAGCCGTGGCAGGGCAGTAGCGTGCAGGCGGTGTGCGGCATTGAATCGCGCGGCTTCATCTTCGGGGCGGCACTCGCGCAGAAGCTGCACGCGGGCTTTGTACCGTTGCGCAAGCCCAACAAGCTCCCGCCGCCGGTGGTGTCGGTGGACTACCAGCTCGAATACGGCGTGGACAGGCTCGAAGCGCGCAACGACGCGCTGCGTCCCGGCGAACGGGTGATCATCGTCGACGACGTGCTGGCCACCGGGGGCACGCTGGCTGCTGCCCGTGAGCTGGTGCTCAAGCTCGGTGCCCAGCTGGTGGGCGCGGGCGTAGTGATCGAGCTGGCGGCCTTGCAAGGGCGCTCGCGCTGGGAGCATGAAGGCGCGCCGCTGCACGCCTTGCTGCGTTATTGA
- the oxyR gene encoding DNA-binding transcriptional regulator OxyR — MNLRDLHYLVALAEHRHFGRAAEASFVSQPTLSTQIKKLEDELGVALVERTPRKVLLTETGREIARRARGVLSEIEEIKAIAQRTRDPESGTLRLGIFPTLGPYLLPHLVPQVRKHFPRLELLLVEEKTEQVIRMLREGSLDVGILALPLHEESLHTEFLFEEPFVLAVPEDHPLAHKQKRLKLDDLEDESLLLLEDGHCMRDQALEVCQLAGAGERSGFRATSLETLRQMVAANVGITLLPTLAIKPPVARTDNVHLLEFAGHPPSRRIALVWRKSSSMGTFLQRFAQVIRDLPADLLQPGIIDAKPARQPAR; from the coding sequence ATGAATCTGCGTGACCTGCACTACCTCGTCGCCCTCGCCGAACACCGGCATTTTGGCCGCGCCGCGGAGGCGAGCTTCGTCAGCCAACCCACGCTGTCCACCCAGATCAAGAAGCTGGAGGATGAGCTGGGCGTCGCGCTGGTGGAGCGCACGCCGCGCAAGGTGCTGCTGACCGAAACCGGGCGCGAGATCGCCCGCCGTGCACGTGGCGTGCTGTCGGAAATCGAAGAGATCAAGGCCATCGCACAACGCACGCGCGACCCGGAATCGGGCACGTTGCGGCTGGGCATCTTCCCCACGCTGGGCCCGTACCTGCTACCCCATCTGGTGCCGCAGGTACGCAAGCATTTCCCGCGACTGGAACTGCTGCTGGTGGAGGAGAAGACCGAGCAGGTCATCCGCATGCTGCGCGAAGGTTCGCTGGACGTGGGCATCCTTGCCCTGCCCCTGCACGAGGAAAGCCTGCACACGGAGTTCCTGTTCGAGGAACCGTTCGTGCTGGCCGTGCCGGAAGACCATCCGCTGGCGCACAAGCAGAAGCGGCTGAAACTCGACGATCTGGAAGACGAGAGCCTGCTCCTGCTGGAAGACGGCCACTGCATGCGCGACCAGGCGCTGGAGGTGTGCCAGCTGGCCGGCGCCGGCGAACGCTCCGGCTTCCGCGCCACCAGCCTGGAGACGCTGCGCCAGATGGTGGCGGCGAACGTAGGCATCACGCTCCTTCCCACGCTGGCCATCAAGCCGCCGGTGGCGCGCACGGACAACGTGCACCTGCTGGAATTCGCCGGCCACCCGCCGAGCCGGCGCATTGCGCTGGTGTGGCGCAAGAGCTCGTCGATGGGCACCTTCCTGCAGCGCTTCGCGCAAGTGATCCGCGATCTGCCGGCCGACCTGCTGCAACCGGGCATCATCGACGCCAAACCGGCGCGCCAGCCAGCGCGCTGA